A window of Sorex araneus isolate mSorAra2 chromosome 3, mSorAra2.pri, whole genome shotgun sequence genomic DNA:
ATATTTTTTCTTGCACTGCTTGCATGGATCCTCTCTATAGCGTGGATCTCGAACCCATCGAGAATCTGCTGGCCTGATATTGTAATATTCAATGATAAACTTGAAATAGCAGCAGGTACATTTAAGAGCCACTAAACTCTTGGTAGGAAGTAACCTGAAGATTTTCACCATGATGTGATGGGGCAGAAAAGCCATATACTGTTGAGGCTCCAATAGCTGCTGGATTTTAAACCTGGTCTCCAGAAAGTCATGAGACACCTGCTTCTTCCAACTGGAGGCTTCAAGCACCGGGGATGTGCTTTCCACAGCCGAGGCCGAGGCACTTCTTTCCTCAGAAGTGCTGTCATGCTCAGCCACGCCTTCAAGCCTGCTGGCCTCCGAAGACTCTTCTGTTGTGCTTTGACTCAACTGGGAACAGTCCGACTGGTGACCAGATGGCAAGAAAAACAACATTCCTGGAAGTGGGTCTTCACCAGGTTTTAAACTGGAAGCCTGGTCTTTCTCCACCTTGGACACAGTGATACTAATGCACAAAGATTCTTTTCTTCGCTGGTCAGGATTCTGGCTGGTAAGCGGCACACACTCTCTGCTCACGGCATCAACAGCATCCGTCGGCAATTCAATGGCTTGGGGACAGGTTCGAGAAGGAAAAGGTGCGCCAGCAAGTGCCTCGATCATTTCCACGGCatacctattgcctgttttcatGGCAGCTGGCTGCTCTGGCTCAAAGTCCACACTGTCCGTGTGGAAACTCGCAGCTGCGGGCACAGCGGGACAGCCCAGTGGAGGGCCATCCCAGACCTGGTCTCCTTCAGGAGAACAGTGGTCAGCTCCTGAGGGGTCGCAGTCTACAGACACAGACCCCACAGCATTCACCTGAGAGTCAGGAGCCTCCAAGGCACCCTTGTTTGTGTTGCCTTCATCAGCCTGAGTGCCGTTTGCAAGCAGCACCCGGCCCACATTCCGACGAAAGCTATTATTCCTTGAGAGATTCCCGGGCTCACGCTGGCTCTGCCGTTTGAGGCACTCAGACTCCAGCCGGGCCACCATGTCAAGGACACGGACTGGCTCGCTTGGTGGTTCACCCacctcaagatttcctctttcTGTGGGTTCTTCACAAGCTCCTGGGGCAGGGAAGGGTTCAGAAGCAAGGGGCACACTTCTGGATTGCCCAGAGAACCTTACCATAGCAGGTGAGTTGGTGCAGTTTTTCGTACAACTGGCCAGCAGAGCACTGGCTCTCTGCTCCAAGAAGGCAACCATCTGTATGACGGACAGAGGCCTTCCGGCATAGACGCCGTCCCCACTGTCACTCACATAGTGCACAGAACAATGCTCAATGCCACACGCAAAAGGCTCAGGAGGGTAGCACCTACTACTGACTTCCCTCATTCTTTCAAACTGTGTTTTGACTTTTTTAGGATCCCctgattttttccttcttttagtaGCTCTCCCATCAATATCCCAGGagctttttattttcatagatcCAATTCTATTACTACACTGGTGGGCCGCAAAGAACGCAATTTTCTCCTTGGTATTTCCTGGTTTCACAACAGCCCAGATATCAAGAGGCCCTTCCCCTTCTTCGCCCTGGTGGATTGTTGTCGATGGTACATTCTTCTTGGTTTTGACATTCAAGCTGCTCTCTACAGGGCTCTTCCCACTCATGCTGCACAGAACATTTGGAGAGAGGACCCCAAAAGGCTTTCGAGATGATGCTTTACCAAGAGTGGAGGTTGAAGAAAACACACTGGGCTTCATGTAGCCAGCTTTGCACTTTTCATCATGGAGACCTTTGGGGTAGTTTGTAAGACTTCTGGAAGTTTCCTTACTGATTTCTAGAGGTCGCACTTTCTTCTGGAGTTTCCAATATTGCTTTAGGTGCATAACAGAGGCTCTAtagaaaagaaatagatatttgattaagaaaaatattttgttttcagaaacttttaaaaatacaagctcAGATGTTTTAGCAGGTAATGAAACGCTTTCTAACAGTTTTCCATTAGAGTATCTTCATTACCTCTCACGTCAGCTACTTTGTAATGTATAAAACATTAAatgtagggggccagagagatagtacagtgtgtaaggcgcttgccttgcatgtggtggacccaggttctattcctggcatcccaatgttcccgagccccgccaggggtgatttcctgagtgcaaagccaggagtaaccccttaacgTCTCAGGATGTGGCCTCActcttcccctcaaaaaaaaaaaaaaaaacccaaaaaatactattaagaatatatacaaaagcaaaaccactTTCCAAGACTCTATGTCAGATAAAATTGGTTTCGACTTAAGTATTATCAGAAAATGACATTTGTTAACGTTCTATACATACCTAATCCTCTACATGTGAAGGTGTTGAAATTAAAACACTGAAGTACAAGGTATGGTATAGAAGAAAGCAAAAGAGGAACTTGTTTAATActaccttttgttgttgttttgggttatttttttggtCTCTCAATTCGGGTACTAGGGGCCACCACCGCTGTTCTAGTGTTTGACTCCTTAATCCAATTTCTTCCCAAGGCATCACATCGGCATTTTACTAGTTACAAAACAATCTATAAAACTGTAAAATTGGACTTGCTCTTCAGCCCCTGTAccttggtttattattattattattattattattattattattattattattataagattatgggccacatccagcagtactcagggcttaatcctggctttaagctcaaggatcactcctggctaggcttGGGGAGAGGTGGAACAAAAAGAGTACCAGGGGTCAAAaccagttggctatgtgcaagacagtctacttgctatattattttgctctggcctttttaaaaaaagttatagtTTAGGCAGCATAGTTactagtgttaatgtttatggtattgatCCCCTCTACCACTATCCTTATGTCACCTCCAGTCCTCTTTCCCCATACCATTCTCCATCCAGAGAACATTGATCAGTTTTGTAACCTAAGGCCAAAGATTtatctatattccacagataactGACATCATCCAATATTGATTCTTCtcccttatttcacttaacatgatactctcatgtttcatccatgttgtagcaaaccATGATTTccatcttttctccctccctctctcctatcCTTTCTTCCTGTATTTGGGTCACTACGCagtacacagggtttactcttggctctatgctcaagggtaactcctagCAGTATTTGGAACACCATACTTGGAGTCAGACACTGAATCTGGGTCTTCCATGTGCCAGGTAagcacccctgtactatcgctgaaacccacaaattatttttttaacagatacAGAAATAGTTTGTTCTGGAGCTTTGGTAATTTATGTCCCTGATCTGTAGACAGTCCTCCTATCTTCACTGTAGCATTTTTAATAGCTTTCTATCATTATACTCTATAATTTAGTCCTACATAAAGAGCCACCCAGAAATCATGAAGAACAACGTTAAGATATATGGGTAGATGATGAATAAAAGAGGCACCTCTAATTGCTCTCTGTGTCAATGatttttctgatatatatatatcccttcaGCCCCTTTATAAGTAAAAGAAAGGGAGGCTGTTGGACAAGTCTAATAAATTCTTACATAATGATCTTATTACAGTCTGTGAATAAATTATAAACTTCACCAATGTGTACCATCCTGCACTGCACAGTATGTTCTCTTCGCCTTCCTCCCCCACACATTATTTTAAGTGCTATTattgacagagacattaaacTACTGTGATTACAGAAAGTTTTTGTCTGCATTTATTAATCTGTGAAGACAGCTCAACGGACACATTACTTTTAGATTGGTTTTAAACAGGAGTAAAACAGGAGGAAACAGAAGTGAAGGAAGGTACAAGAGATAAGGAAAAAAGCTAATAAAGTCAGTGTATTCAGAGTGACGTTCCAAGGGTGAAGGATCATTCTGGGCTCCCCCTAAGGAAGCAGAGAGTTAGGCAAGGCTGGCACCCCTCATGGATTAAAGCTTGCCTGGGTATTAATTTCTCCCAATTCCAggcagaaaaatttttaaaagcactgcAAAACTTCAAGTGAGAAAACTGAAGAAATTGGAATTTTGGTTTAAATCAGAGGGCCAGGGACAGTACAGGggtttaagcacttgccttgcacacaggcaaccaaGCTTTGATCCCAAACAcgatatatggtcccccaagcactgccagaagtgacccctgagcaaagagccaagattAAGTTCTGAGAATCACCTAGTGTACCCCCTCACCAAATGTCCACAAAATAGAAACTAGATCTCTAACAGCTTATAACAGATGGTAGAACTCCACCctcagccctccacccccacttcccGACACTGACAGACCAGAAAACTCTAGCCATACTTCCATGATTGCCAATCCCCTCACCACAACTCTATgcctttttggggggattggagatgggggcagaggaagaagacagtgaGACCATacttggtagtacttgggggtctagcagtgctggggatcgaaccttagGCCCCTATATGTGAAGCACGTAATCCAGCCCATTAAAAATTACCTGCTGGTCCCCACAGTTGCTTTAAAAGTCCTCTGCGATGAGAGAAGGGGAATCTGGCCTAGTGGCTCAAAGGGCCAAGCCTTGCAAATTGGCGTTCTGTGCTCATGCTGCCTGCAGCCGCTCTGTTGTCTGGGACCTCCAGTGCAATGTGTGGTCTGGcaagaatgtgtgtgagcaccacagggcctCTGGCAGACACTACAGCCAGAGGTACACAAGCATGTCCCCCCAAGCTATGGCCCCCAGCTAGCACATGTGCTAGCAACACACTGAAGAAAAGCTTGAGTGGTGGATGCCACTCATCACAACAACAGCAACTAGAGGGTCAGGAGTCGAGGAGAAGTTCTTGGATGAAGTTCTGTTCTccagtaattaaataaaataactcaccTACTCAAAATGTCCCTATTGTCAGAAAGAttcttgttaaaaaataaagaaaataatcaagacCCCGTAGGCTCACTGAATCCTAATTTCTGAATTGGGCCCAGAATCCATTTTTCAACTTAACCTTAGATTCCATTTGAAGGTCCCCTGTCAGATCTGATGCAACAGTGTTAGTGGGGTTCTTAATCTGGCAAAAGTGCCAGGCTACCAACAGTAGAGGTGAGGTGGAGCTACCTAGCAAAAAAACCAAGCAGACAGGCCATACAGAAGCATAGTCTACCACTAGAGTGAAAACAGACCATTTTGCTTTCTTGCTATTTAACATAATAAAGCTGATGACTATTTTATTACCAAATTTCCTCCATCTCCATTGCTCAGTTTTGTAAGCACAGCTTTCCCAgatctcctctcttctccctgcccCTTAAATATCACTGTTGCTCACAGTTCATTCTTTCTCTAGATAATTAACACTCTTAAACTACATATCTACTGATCTTTTACAGCTTAATTTTTGGGGGAATGGGGGTGGAGGAGCagttgaggccacacctggtgatgttcagataCCTGTATCATACCTGGTGGGCTGAGGACTTTAAGCACTTCTAGTGAaactcaggcctcccacatgcacagcaagtgctcaTCTTCCAGAGCAGattctctctccagttccccttatagttttttgttttgttttgttttttgctttttgggtcacacctggagatgcacaggggtcattcctggctcatgcactcaggaatcccctggcggtgctcaggagagcatatgggatgctgggattggaacccgggtcggctgcatgcaaggcaaacgccctacccgctgtgctatcactccagcccctccccttatAGTTTTAACGATCACAAATTGATGACTTTCCATGGCCTGCTCCCCAACTTCAGAATTTAATGGAATGGTAGACAGAATCACCCACATATCAGCGAGAACCTAGTAACACGGTAGCATTAAGTACCTCAGTCACACCAGAAGGTCGATTTATTCCGACTCCACACTCCTTACACTGTCCACATCACATCTAATTGCCAAGCCATGAAACATCCCCAACTTTGTATTCTTACCTAGCATCTTTTCACTGCTACACTATTACTTGCCAGAAAGCCCAACTTCTTTTCAAGGAAATGAACCACCTGGTAAACATATCAGCTTCATTCTTGCTTTGCCCTACCACAATGCATTCTTTGAAAACTTATTCACAGAACCATTACTACAAGACCCAACAGCTGAAAATTAGTCATATCATTTAAGATGCAAAACTTAAAGCACCTAAGATCATTAAATAAACATTAACAGCTTCAATTTTAGGTGCCATATATTTCCTTGTATCCATTACTGATGCAATTATGAAAAAGACAGTCACTGCCCTTAAGAGACAAAAGTTACTAGATTACTACAAAATGTGGTTATTTATGTGTTACAAGGAAACTATAAGTACTAGAAAATCTATAGTGTagataaaaaatagagaaaggagtttatgaaggaaggaaaggagaccACCAGTCTTGAGGCTATAGAGACAGATGAGATaccttgtttttctctctcccctccctccctttctccttctctctccaccttcctctttccctccctccccctctcacacacacagctgtgctcaaggcttactcttggctctgtgcttggatcATATCTGGTGGGCTGAGGACCCTAAGTTATACAAGGAACCAAtccaggttgactacatgcaagcaagcccccatccctctgtactatcgctctgtcccctAAAGAttccttgttttccttttgtggggCTTGGGGCCTTTCCAAGCTGTGCCCAGGAGGTCCGGGGCccttcccagtgattctcagcaaACTcagccagtggttcaatgcttGCGTCTGAGGATGCAGAGCTTCTTGGGTCCTGTGGAGGTGGAAATCACCTGAGTCACCCCATGGTATTCAGGGGTCTACATATGGCTGCACCTAGTATTGTTAAATGggccatgtgatgccaaggatcaaactggggtgacatacaccttaatccctgtattatctctctggccatgagACCTCAATTTTCTGAGATACGCcctgaagaaaaagacaaagtacTAAGTTAGACATTAAAAGGTGATGCTTCTGGGTGAGTAAAGTGAGTAATCTTCAGAATCCAAGCTAAAGTACATAAGCAA
This region includes:
- the FBXO34 gene encoding F-box only protein 34 isoform X2, with translation MHLKQYWKLQKKVRPLEISKETSRSLTNYPKGLHDEKCKAGYMKPSVFSSTSTLGKASSRKPFGVLSPNVLCSMSGKSPVESSLNVKTKKNVPSTTIHQGEEGEGPLDIWAVVKPGNTKEKIAFFAAHQCSNRIGSMKIKSSWDIDGRATKRRKKSGDPKKVKTQFERMREVSSRCYPPEPFACGIEHCSVHYVSDSGDGVYAGRPLSVIQMVAFLEQRASALLASCTKNCTNSPAMVRFSGQSRSVPLASEPFPAPGACEEPTERGNLEVGEPPSEPVRVLDMVARLESECLKRQSQREPGNLSRNNSFRRNVGRVLLANGTQADEGNTNKGALEAPDSQVNAVGSVSVDCDPSGADHCSPEGDQVWDGPPLGCPAVPAAASFHTDSVDFEPEQPAAMKTGNRYAVEMIEALAGAPFPSRTCPQAIELPTDAVDAVSRECVPLTSQNPDQRRKESLCISITVSKVEKDQASSLKPGEDPLPGMLFFLPSGHQSDCSQLSQSTTEESSEASRLEGVAEHDSTSEERSASASAVESTSPVLEASSWKKQVSHDFLETRFKIQQLLEPQQYMAFLPHHIMVKIFRLLPTKSLVALKCTCCYFKFIIEYYNIRPADSRWVRDPRYREDPCKQCKKKYVKGDVSLCRWHPKPYCQALPYGPGYWMCCHRSQKGFPGCKLGLHDNHWVPACHSFNRAIHKKAKGTETEEEY
- the FBXO34 gene encoding F-box only protein 34 isoform X1; translated protein: MLLVSYIFFRASVMHLKQYWKLQKKVRPLEISKETSRSLTNYPKGLHDEKCKAGYMKPSVFSSTSTLGKASSRKPFGVLSPNVLCSMSGKSPVESSLNVKTKKNVPSTTIHQGEEGEGPLDIWAVVKPGNTKEKIAFFAAHQCSNRIGSMKIKSSWDIDGRATKRRKKSGDPKKVKTQFERMREVSSRCYPPEPFACGIEHCSVHYVSDSGDGVYAGRPLSVIQMVAFLEQRASALLASCTKNCTNSPAMVRFSGQSRSVPLASEPFPAPGACEEPTERGNLEVGEPPSEPVRVLDMVARLESECLKRQSQREPGNLSRNNSFRRNVGRVLLANGTQADEGNTNKGALEAPDSQVNAVGSVSVDCDPSGADHCSPEGDQVWDGPPLGCPAVPAAASFHTDSVDFEPEQPAAMKTGNRYAVEMIEALAGAPFPSRTCPQAIELPTDAVDAVSRECVPLTSQNPDQRRKESLCISITVSKVEKDQASSLKPGEDPLPGMLFFLPSGHQSDCSQLSQSTTEESSEASRLEGVAEHDSTSEERSASASAVESTSPVLEASSWKKQVSHDFLETRFKIQQLLEPQQYMAFLPHHIMVKIFRLLPTKSLVALKCTCCYFKFIIEYYNIRPADSRWVRDPRYREDPCKQCKKKYVKGDVSLCRWHPKPYCQALPYGPGYWMCCHRSQKGFPGCKLGLHDNHWVPACHSFNRAIHKKAKGTETEEEY